In Haloterrigena turkmenica DSM 5511, a single genomic region encodes these proteins:
- a CDS encoding DUF7344 domain-containing protein, with product MDPEQSPAEPSASPDLLDDAFLTLRERDRRLVLYFLLEHETATLSELADVVTAWRHASDSRVIEPQCRNQRYLQLQQLHVPKLVDADIVTHDEETDRVSLEPCPEPIRELAARACAAETGPNGIDSERT from the coding sequence ATGGATCCCGAACAGTCGCCGGCCGAGCCGAGCGCGAGTCCGGATCTACTCGACGACGCCTTTCTGACGCTTCGCGAGCGGGATCGCCGACTCGTTCTCTACTTCCTGCTCGAGCACGAGACGGCGACGCTATCGGAGCTCGCCGACGTGGTCACCGCCTGGCGCCACGCGAGCGACAGTCGGGTCATCGAGCCCCAGTGTCGGAACCAGCGGTATCTGCAGCTCCAGCAGCTCCACGTCCCGAAGCTGGTCGACGCCGATATCGTGACCCACGACGAGGAGACCGATCGCGTCTCTCTCGAGCCCTGTCCCGAACCGATCCGGGAGCTGGCGGCGCGAGCCTGCGCGGCGGAGACCGGCCCGAACGGGATCGATTCGGAGCGAACATGA
- a CDS encoding MEDS domain-containing protein, producing MNNEVERNDRRSASDRETEFEARSRGSTFRGPTGPVGDHDHSDDHLALLYGSRDEQFDAVIPFVRRGLEADERCLYLADETDRDEIFEALRDDGVDVDEALESDALVIRDTEDAYLRDGSLDLEASLDLLETFVEESTADSEGARVTAEETWLLRAAEEADEFMALEARVNERLGGEDCAVLCQYDCERFPAHVLEDVIKTHPYLVTDRTISENFYYTPPETFFDGEEPATTVDRMIRTVRERTDAKTAVREHRDYLRDLYEATANADLTFEERVERLLELGCERFDLRGGALAHLPTWDDNFRAEVTVGPDMGDLEGELPIQPTEGNFCRQAIDWDEPTAVPDVVAAGWDDDPVFEEFGFATYFGIRVTAGTEPYGTFWFYDTEPRDRPFTEAERTFLELMGQWISTELERRRREEFLRTSYEITSDPDLTFAAKIERLLEHGRKWFGCDVGYFTAVDAETDRFEIVEAVGSHDRIRTGGGGSLSGTYCKKVVEAGESISVADAVDAGWEGDRAYDTYGLDAFLGTMLEVDGERFGTLCFGSETPREGSFTETEYTFIDLISQWVSTELERRRDERTQRELYEITADPDRSFDEQLLAVLDLGCERFDMELGGIATVDPATDRFEVETTNGDHEYLTPGKPYPLSETYCQAPVDEEGTCTITDPVERGYDGKLCYERFGVRAYLGTHLEIEGSPDRTFWFVSTESREEFSEAERTLHHLMGQWVKYELDRQQYERDLEETVERLQQSNDRLKQFAYAASHDLQEPLRMVSSYLQLLDNRYKGELDEEAREFIDFAVDGADRMREMIDDLLAFSRVEHADGEFEPVDCTEVLDRVQDDLQVRIAETDAEILVDSLPTVSADVEQFEQLFSNLVSNGIKYNESAVPRVEVSAADRDDRWEFAVADNGIGIESAKTDRIFEVFKRLHHDDEYPGTGIGLSLCQEIADNHGGDIRVESEPGAGSTFYITLPKRNFE from the coding sequence ATGAATAACGAGGTCGAGCGAAACGACCGTCGAAGCGCTTCGGATCGGGAGACGGAATTCGAGGCGCGAAGTCGGGGTTCGACGTTTCGCGGACCGACCGGGCCGGTCGGCGACCACGACCACTCGGACGACCACCTCGCGCTTCTGTACGGGAGTCGCGACGAGCAGTTCGACGCCGTGATTCCGTTCGTCCGGCGGGGACTCGAGGCCGACGAGCGGTGTCTGTACCTGGCTGACGAGACCGACCGGGACGAGATTTTCGAAGCGCTTCGCGACGACGGCGTCGACGTCGACGAGGCGCTGGAATCCGACGCGCTCGTGATCCGTGACACCGAAGACGCCTATCTACGGGACGGGTCGTTAGATCTCGAGGCGTCGCTGGATCTGCTCGAGACGTTCGTCGAAGAGTCGACCGCCGATTCCGAGGGGGCCCGGGTGACTGCCGAGGAGACGTGGCTGTTGCGAGCGGCCGAGGAGGCCGACGAGTTCATGGCGCTGGAAGCGCGGGTGAACGAGCGCCTCGGCGGCGAGGACTGCGCCGTGCTCTGTCAGTACGACTGCGAGCGGTTTCCCGCGCACGTCCTCGAGGACGTCATCAAGACGCACCCCTATCTCGTCACCGACAGGACGATTTCGGAGAATTTCTACTACACGCCCCCCGAGACGTTCTTCGACGGCGAGGAACCAGCGACGACGGTCGACCGGATGATTCGAACGGTACGCGAGCGTACCGACGCGAAGACGGCGGTCCGCGAACACAGGGACTATCTCCGGGACCTCTACGAGGCGACGGCGAACGCCGACCTGACCTTCGAGGAACGGGTCGAACGACTGCTGGAACTGGGCTGTGAGCGGTTCGATCTCAGGGGCGGCGCGCTGGCCCACCTCCCGACGTGGGACGATAACTTCCGTGCGGAAGTGACGGTCGGCCCCGACATGGGCGACCTCGAGGGCGAGTTACCCATCCAGCCCACCGAGGGAAACTTCTGCCGGCAGGCGATCGACTGGGACGAGCCGACCGCCGTCCCCGACGTCGTCGCCGCCGGCTGGGACGACGATCCCGTCTTCGAGGAGTTCGGCTTCGCGACCTACTTCGGCATCCGCGTCACCGCCGGCACCGAGCCCTACGGGACGTTCTGGTTCTACGATACGGAGCCCCGAGACCGCCCGTTCACCGAGGCCGAGCGGACGTTCCTCGAGCTGATGGGCCAGTGGATCAGCACCGAACTCGAGCGCCGCCGTCGCGAGGAGTTCCTCCGCACGAGCTACGAGATCACGTCGGATCCCGACCTCACCTTCGCGGCGAAGATCGAGCGGCTGCTCGAGCACGGCCGGAAGTGGTTCGGCTGCGACGTCGGCTACTTCACCGCCGTCGACGCCGAGACCGATCGCTTCGAGATCGTCGAAGCCGTCGGCTCGCACGACCGGATTCGGACGGGCGGCGGCGGCTCGCTGTCGGGAACGTACTGCAAGAAGGTCGTCGAGGCGGGCGAGTCGATCAGCGTCGCCGACGCCGTCGACGCGGGCTGGGAGGGCGACCGCGCCTACGACACGTACGGGCTCGACGCCTTCCTCGGGACGATGCTGGAGGTCGACGGCGAACGATTCGGAACGCTGTGTTTCGGCTCGGAGACGCCCCGAGAGGGATCGTTCACCGAGACGGAGTACACGTTCATCGACCTCATCAGCCAGTGGGTCAGCACCGAACTCGAGCGCCGGCGGGACGAGCGGACCCAGCGCGAACTGTACGAGATCACCGCCGATCCGGATCGGTCGTTCGACGAGCAGCTCCTGGCGGTCCTGGACCTGGGCTGTGAGCGGTTCGACATGGAACTGGGCGGCATCGCGACGGTGGACCCGGCGACCGATCGGTTCGAGGTCGAGACCACGAACGGCGACCACGAGTACCTCACGCCGGGTAAGCCGTATCCCCTCTCAGAGACGTACTGCCAGGCGCCCGTGGACGAGGAGGGGACCTGTACGATCACCGATCCCGTCGAACGGGGATACGACGGCAAACTGTGCTACGAGCGGTTCGGCGTCCGGGCGTATCTCGGCACTCACCTCGAAATCGAGGGCAGCCCCGATCGGACATTCTGGTTCGTCTCGACCGAGTCCCGCGAGGAGTTCTCGGAGGCCGAACGCACGTTACACCACCTGATGGGCCAGTGGGTGAAGTACGAACTCGACCGCCAGCAGTACGAACGAGACCTAGAGGAGACGGTCGAGCGACTCCAGCAGTCCAACGACCGGCTCAAGCAGTTCGCCTACGCCGCCAGCCACGACCTGCAGGAACCGCTGCGGATGGTCTCGAGCTATCTACAACTACTCGATAACCGGTACAAAGGCGAACTAGACGAAGAGGCCCGGGAGTTCATCGACTTCGCGGTCGACGGCGCCGATCGGATGCGCGAGATGATCGACGATCTGCTGGCCTTCTCGCGGGTCGAACACGCCGACGGCGAGTTCGAGCCGGTCGACTGTACCGAGGTGCTAGACCGCGTCCAGGACGATCTGCAGGTCCGGATCGCGGAGACCGACGCCGAGATCCTCGTCGATTCGCTGCCGACGGTCAGCGCCGACGTCGAACAGTTCGAGCAGCTGTTCAGCAATCTCGTCTCGAACGGGATCAAGTACAACGAGAGCGCGGTGCCCCGAGTCGAGGTGTCCGCCGCGGACCGGGACGACCGCTGGGAGTTCGCGGTCGCCGACAACGGGATTGGCATCGAGTCGGCGAAGACCGACCGCATCTTCGAGGTGTTCAAGCGCCTCCACCACGACGACGAGTATCCGGGCACCGGGATCGGCCTCTCGCTGTGCCAGGAGATCGCCGACAATCACGGCGGGGACATCCGGGTCGAGTCCGAGCCCGGCGCGGGATCGACGTTCTACATCACGCTCCCGAAACGGAACTTCGAGTGA
- the fen gene encoding flap endonuclease-1, whose product MGNAALRDIAVIEELPFSEIEGVVAVDAHNWLYRYLTTTVKWTDSDVYTTADGTEVANLVGIVQGLPKFFENDITPVMVFDGGPSELKEDEIESRRDQRRTYEEQLEVAREEGDQVAIAQLESRTQRLTPTIQETSRELLRRLDVPIVEAPAEGEAQAAHMVRRGDADYVGSEDYDALLFGSPLTLRQLTSKGDPELMDLEATLDHHDLTLEQLIDAAILIGTDFNEGVSGIGPKTAIKAITEHGDLWSVLEDRGAHIEYGDRVRQLFRDPNVTDDYEFDTDLDPDLEAAREYVCEEWRVDEGEVDRGFERIEESVTQTGLDRWT is encoded by the coding sequence ATGGGAAACGCTGCACTCCGCGACATCGCCGTCATCGAGGAGCTCCCCTTCTCCGAGATCGAGGGCGTCGTCGCCGTCGACGCCCACAACTGGCTCTACCGGTACCTAACGACGACGGTCAAGTGGACGGACAGCGACGTGTACACGACCGCCGACGGAACCGAGGTCGCCAACCTCGTCGGCATCGTCCAGGGGCTGCCCAAGTTCTTCGAGAACGACATCACGCCGGTGATGGTCTTCGACGGCGGACCCTCCGAACTCAAGGAAGACGAGATCGAGTCCCGCCGCGATCAGCGTCGCACCTACGAGGAGCAACTCGAGGTCGCCCGCGAGGAGGGCGATCAGGTCGCCATCGCGCAACTCGAGTCCCGGACCCAGCGGCTGACGCCGACGATTCAGGAGACCAGCCGCGAGCTGCTCCGACGGCTCGACGTCCCGATCGTCGAGGCGCCCGCGGAGGGCGAGGCCCAGGCCGCGCACATGGTCCGGCGCGGCGACGCCGACTACGTCGGCTCGGAGGACTACGACGCCTTGCTGTTCGGCTCTCCGCTCACGCTGCGCCAACTGACGAGCAAGGGCGATCCCGAACTGATGGACCTCGAGGCGACCCTCGATCACCACGACCTCACGTTAGAGCAGCTGATCGACGCGGCGATCCTCATCGGGACGGACTTCAACGAGGGCGTCTCGGGGATCGGGCCGAAGACCGCTATCAAAGCCATCACCGAACACGGCGACCTCTGGAGCGTCCTCGAGGACCGAGGCGCGCACATCGAGTACGGCGACCGGGTCAGACAGCTGTTCCGCGACCCCAACGTGACCGACGACTACGAGTTCGACACGGACCTCGATCCGGACCTCGAGGCCGCCAGGGAGTACGTCTGCGAGGAGTGGCGCGTCGACGAAGGCGAAGTCGACCGCGGCTTCGAGCGCATCGAGGAGAGCGTCACGCAGACGGGGCTGGACCGCTGGACCTGA
- a CDS encoding DICT sensory domain-containing protein: MTLSDYFDRLEAPARTVTVYAPPPRPAIADRLETEAGIDAVEYRTLPAAAAAEQGFLVVREGTGTASGSAESCEDERSESSEKRAGAQRHASDDGEFVAAIGLEAAREFLEPPIVSPWAETDDGPYRRVIEVFEATVWRALDRRQLLAISREIETRAWRVGSGTLRASFQRAAALEAMAPVYVRLAGESALDVHAYVADEWDRPSMPGVTVHAEAGPEIGGFWVLTFDGDGDELRTSGLIARERDDETFEGYWTDDAALVAELTDALRDSVD, encoded by the coding sequence ATGACGCTCTCGGACTACTTCGACCGACTCGAGGCGCCCGCGCGGACGGTTACCGTCTACGCGCCCCCGCCGCGACCCGCGATCGCCGACCGACTCGAGACGGAAGCGGGGATCGACGCCGTCGAGTATCGAACGCTGCCGGCCGCAGCGGCGGCCGAGCAGGGGTTTCTCGTCGTCCGCGAAGGCACCGGGACCGCGAGCGGTAGCGCCGAGAGTTGCGAGGATGAACGGAGCGAGTCCTCGGAAAAGCGAGCGGGAGCGCAGCGACACGCGAGCGACGACGGCGAGTTCGTCGCTGCGATCGGCCTCGAGGCCGCCCGGGAGTTTCTGGAGCCGCCGATCGTCTCCCCGTGGGCGGAGACGGACGATGGACCCTATCGCCGCGTGATCGAGGTCTTCGAAGCGACGGTCTGGCGCGCGCTCGATCGGCGACAGCTGCTCGCGATCAGCCGCGAGATCGAGACCCGCGCCTGGCGCGTCGGCAGCGGCACCCTGCGGGCCAGCTTCCAGCGAGCGGCCGCCCTCGAGGCGATGGCGCCCGTCTACGTTCGTCTCGCTGGCGAGTCGGCACTGGACGTCCACGCCTACGTCGCCGACGAGTGGGACCGGCCGTCGATGCCCGGCGTGACAGTCCACGCCGAGGCCGGACCGGAGATCGGGGGGTTCTGGGTGCTCACCTTCGACGGGGACGGCGACGAACTCCGGACCAGCGGCCTGATCGCCCGCGAACGAGACGACGAGACGTTCGAGGGCTACTGGACCGACGACGCGGCCCTCGTCGCGGAGCTAACGGACGCGCTCCGGGACAGCGTCGACTGA
- a CDS encoding radical SAM protein, giving the protein MSTDAPATTPNYRDLPDEEFEDRITDLWERYADCDLCAYECSVDRTAGQEGTCRVDDTAYVSTHFPHFGEEDCLKGRNGSGTIFLANCNMKCVFCQNFETSHEAEGDPATPEEIAEMALELESRGCHNINFVSPTHHSPHLVEAVKIAKERGLDLPIVWNCGGYERAEILERLEGIVDIYMPDVKWSDDAAAAKYSKAPNYWTNVTESLREMHRQVGDLELDDTGLATDGLLVRHLVMPNHVENAERVLEFIAEEVSTETFVDIMAQYHPHYKADGEEFYEEIGRSITEDEYEAVIDHAHDVGLERLYLDRSMLETRPGLLDRLTRR; this is encoded by the coding sequence ATGAGCACCGATGCCCCGGCAACGACGCCTAACTACCGCGACCTCCCGGACGAGGAGTTCGAGGACCGCATCACCGACTTGTGGGAGCGGTACGCCGACTGCGATCTCTGCGCCTACGAGTGCTCCGTCGATCGGACCGCCGGTCAGGAGGGAACCTGCCGAGTCGACGACACCGCGTATGTCTCGACGCACTTCCCCCATTTCGGCGAGGAGGACTGCCTGAAGGGCCGCAACGGGAGCGGAACGATCTTCCTCGCGAACTGTAACATGAAGTGCGTCTTCTGCCAGAACTTCGAGACCAGCCACGAGGCCGAGGGCGATCCCGCGACGCCCGAGGAAATCGCCGAGATGGCCCTCGAGCTCGAGTCCCGCGGCTGCCACAACATCAATTTCGTCTCGCCGACCCACCACTCGCCGCATCTGGTCGAAGCCGTCAAGATCGCGAAAGAGCGGGGGCTGGACCTACCGATCGTCTGGAACTGCGGCGGCTACGAGCGCGCGGAGATCCTCGAGCGACTCGAGGGGATCGTCGATATCTACATGCCCGACGTGAAGTGGTCGGACGACGCGGCCGCGGCGAAATACTCGAAGGCGCCGAACTACTGGACGAACGTCACCGAGTCGCTACGGGAGATGCACCGACAGGTCGGCGACCTGGAACTCGACGACACCGGCCTCGCGACGGACGGGCTGCTCGTGCGCCACCTCGTGATGCCCAACCACGTCGAAAACGCCGAGCGCGTACTGGAGTTCATCGCCGAGGAGGTCTCCACGGAGACGTTCGTTGATATCATGGCCCAGTACCACCCTCACTACAAGGCCGACGGGGAGGAATTCTACGAGGAGATCGGCCGGTCGATCACCGAAGACGAGTACGAGGCCGTGATCGACCACGCCCACGACGTCGGCCTCGAGCGACTCTACCTCGACCGATCAATGCTCGAGACCCGCCCCGGACTCCTCGATCGCCTGACTCGGCGCTGA
- a CDS encoding GNAT family N-acetyltransferase, with translation MEYDLLGWPPDGPKLRLDYERFSYAGKFVMTNTGKAVARTDDDEIVAAVAFNEDRTDASTLWLRYVTVARERRGEGIGPQLLARVRDRALERGYERLRIAVNNPFAYEALYRTGFAYTGETTGIAELILEHPAPVDGSADDARARYQSGLEEFRDRDLSDEEETFLESREGSGPPELES, from the coding sequence GTGGAGTACGATCTTCTGGGCTGGCCGCCCGACGGCCCCAAGCTCCGGCTCGACTACGAGCGGTTCAGCTACGCCGGCAAGTTCGTCATGACCAACACGGGCAAGGCGGTGGCCCGAACCGACGACGACGAGATCGTCGCCGCCGTCGCGTTCAACGAGGACCGCACCGACGCGTCGACGCTGTGGCTGCGCTACGTCACCGTCGCCCGCGAGCGCCGCGGTGAGGGGATCGGTCCCCAACTGCTCGCCCGCGTCCGCGACCGCGCCCTCGAGCGCGGCTACGAGCGGCTCCGGATCGCCGTCAACAACCCCTTCGCCTACGAGGCGCTGTATCGGACCGGCTTCGCCTACACCGGCGAGACGACCGGGATCGCCGAACTGATCCTCGAGCATCCGGCGCCGGTCGACGGGTCAGCGGACGACGCGCGCGCCCGGTATCAGTCGGGCCTCGAGGAGTTTCGCGATCGCGACCTCTCCGACGAGGAGGAGACATTCCTCGAGTCGCGCGAGGGGAGCGGGCCGCCGGAGCTCGAGTCGTGA
- a CDS encoding MEDS domain-containing protein, which yields MSKQLSDHTIQRLSSDSEGRFDSSRSTFDIRGPIDPDEDHEHTDHFAHLYEDRAEQFDAAVPFIEAGLERGERCVYVADDNTVDEVLAAMRARGVDVDAALESGALSVHTEAETYRRTGEFDREAMLSFWEETLTDAIDDEFTGLRAAAEMTWALEADDTGFDDLCEYEELLNPLYSGDEYAVLCQYNRDRFPAEVLHDVLRTHPFLVHDDTTVYRNVYYTPPEEYFGPDRPSKELDRKLATLADLTDARTTIETHERYQRELYEIIATPHASFDEKVESLLELGRERLGLEIGYFTETLDENTFEIVDAVGMHEHIRPGVTDSLSGTYCEKLLASPGRIAVRDAAEAGWTDDPAYERFGLDAYFGTTIHVGGETYGTLCFGSERTREVPYTDAERTFLDLMGQLVEYELERQRRERFLRESSQITSDPNLDFEEKLQALFELGCEQFGLERGAMAKVDSDDDRFEVEYVSDTHDGFEPGLELPLSETYCATVAGCGTVGSVDDPVEAGYDDLYVYRELDMKTYLGTYIEVEGDVDRTFFFVSEEPHDGEFSDDERTFQRLLGQWVKYELQRRQREAFLQESYRITSDPDRDFEEKLEELLELGRERFDLEMGGLNHLPMQGGEFRLEKGVGLGVDPDDELWSDPGYGCFCRQTIEADDPVTMADVRGTDWQDDVIHQEFGLTSYLGTRVTDGSTPYGTFWFGSTEPRDRPFSETECTFIELLGQWISYELERERREHHQQTLSRIAADPDRSFDEKLGDLFKLGCERFDLEIGGLAEIDPASDSFTVQAMTGDHDQLQPGAEAPLSETYCRETVDNGAVADITDPERAGFGGSIAYEEFGVETYIGTRVELENEPDRTFFFASTDSRDREFTQAERTFLHLMSQWIAYELERTQRERALEESNERLEQFAYAASHDLQEPLRMVTSYLQLLESRYGDAFDEDGEEFLNFAVDGADRMREMINGLLAYSRVETQGDPFEPVELDALLEDVREDLQIQIDETDAAIAAERLPRVSGDASQLRQVLQNLLENAIQYSGDAPPCVRIDATRRGREWVISVEDDGIGIDPDDQDRVFTVFDRLHSREEYDGTGIGLALCQRIVERHGGDIWVDSEPGEGSTFSFTLPAVRDR from the coding sequence ATGAGTAAACAGCTATCAGACCACACCATCCAGCGGCTGTCATCTGATTCAGAGGGCCGATTCGACTCCTCGCGGTCGACGTTCGATATCCGCGGCCCCATCGACCCGGACGAAGACCACGAACACACCGATCACTTCGCGCACCTCTACGAGGACCGCGCCGAGCAGTTCGACGCGGCCGTCCCGTTCATCGAAGCGGGACTCGAGCGCGGCGAGCGGTGCGTCTACGTCGCCGACGACAACACCGTCGATGAGGTGCTCGCGGCGATGCGAGCCCGCGGCGTTGACGTCGACGCCGCGCTCGAGTCGGGGGCGCTGTCAGTGCACACGGAGGCGGAGACCTATCGACGGACTGGCGAATTCGATCGCGAGGCGATGCTGTCGTTCTGGGAGGAGACGCTCACCGACGCGATCGACGACGAGTTCACGGGGCTCAGAGCCGCCGCGGAAATGACGTGGGCGCTCGAGGCCGACGACACGGGGTTCGACGACCTCTGTGAGTACGAGGAACTGCTCAATCCCCTCTACAGCGGCGACGAGTACGCCGTCCTCTGTCAGTACAACCGCGATCGGTTCCCCGCGGAGGTCCTCCACGACGTCCTCAGGACCCATCCGTTTCTCGTCCACGACGACACCACCGTCTATCGGAACGTCTACTACACGCCGCCCGAGGAGTACTTCGGTCCCGATCGGCCGTCAAAGGAACTCGACCGGAAGCTGGCGACACTCGCCGATCTGACCGACGCGCGGACGACGATCGAGACCCACGAGCGCTATCAGCGGGAGCTGTACGAGATCATCGCCACGCCCCACGCGTCGTTCGACGAGAAGGTCGAGAGCCTGCTGGAACTGGGTCGCGAGCGACTCGGCCTCGAGATCGGCTACTTCACGGAGACCCTCGACGAGAACACGTTCGAGATCGTCGACGCCGTCGGCATGCACGAGCACATTCGGCCGGGAGTCACCGATTCGCTCTCCGGAACGTACTGTGAGAAGCTCCTCGCGTCGCCCGGACGAATCGCCGTGCGAGACGCGGCCGAGGCTGGCTGGACTGACGACCCCGCCTACGAGCGGTTCGGATTGGACGCGTACTTCGGTACGACCATCCACGTCGGCGGCGAGACGTACGGGACGTTATGTTTCGGCTCCGAGAGGACCCGGGAGGTGCCGTACACGGACGCCGAACGGACGTTCCTCGATCTGATGGGGCAGTTAGTGGAGTACGAACTCGAGCGACAGCGCCGCGAGCGGTTCCTCCGAGAGAGCTCCCAAATCACGTCCGATCCGAACCTCGACTTCGAGGAGAAGCTACAGGCGCTGTTCGAACTGGGCTGCGAGCAGTTCGGCCTCGAACGTGGAGCGATGGCCAAGGTCGATTCCGACGACGACCGATTCGAGGTTGAGTACGTGAGCGATACGCACGACGGCTTCGAACCCGGGCTCGAGCTCCCCCTGTCGGAGACCTACTGCGCCACGGTCGCCGGATGCGGCACCGTCGGGAGCGTGGACGATCCCGTCGAGGCCGGCTACGACGACCTCTACGTCTACCGGGAGCTCGACATGAAGACGTACCTCGGGACGTACATCGAAGTCGAGGGCGACGTCGACCGAACGTTCTTCTTCGTCTCCGAGGAACCCCACGACGGCGAGTTCTCGGACGACGAGCGGACCTTCCAGCGGTTGCTCGGGCAGTGGGTGAAGTACGAACTCCAGCGCCGGCAGCGGGAGGCGTTCCTCCAGGAGAGCTACCGGATCACGTCCGATCCCGACCGCGACTTCGAGGAAAAGCTCGAGGAACTGCTCGAGCTGGGCCGGGAGCGGTTCGACCTCGAGATGGGCGGGCTGAATCACCTCCCGATGCAGGGCGGGGAGTTCCGACTGGAAAAGGGGGTCGGCCTCGGCGTCGACCCCGACGACGAGCTGTGGTCCGACCCGGGATACGGCTGCTTCTGCCGACAGACGATCGAAGCCGACGATCCCGTCACCATGGCGGACGTTCGGGGCACCGACTGGCAGGACGACGTGATCCATCAGGAGTTCGGGCTGACGAGCTACCTCGGGACGCGGGTGACGGATGGGTCGACGCCGTACGGGACGTTCTGGTTCGGGAGCACGGAGCCCCGCGACCGACCGTTCTCCGAGACCGAGTGTACGTTCATCGAGTTGCTGGGACAGTGGATCAGCTACGAACTCGAACGCGAACGGCGGGAACACCACCAGCAGACACTGAGTCGGATCGCGGCCGATCCCGATCGGTCCTTCGACGAGAAGCTGGGGGATCTGTTCAAACTGGGCTGTGAACGGTTCGACCTCGAGATCGGCGGGCTGGCGGAGATCGATCCGGCGTCCGACTCGTTTACGGTGCAAGCGATGACCGGTGATCACGACCAGCTACAGCCCGGCGCGGAGGCGCCGCTGTCGGAAACGTACTGTCGGGAGACGGTCGACAACGGGGCGGTCGCCGACATCACCGATCCCGAACGGGCCGGGTTCGGCGGCAGCATCGCCTACGAGGAGTTCGGCGTCGAGACGTACATCGGCACGCGGGTCGAACTCGAGAACGAGCCCGATCGGACGTTCTTCTTCGCCTCGACGGACTCGCGCGACCGCGAGTTCACGCAGGCCGAGCGGACGTTCCTCCACCTCATGTCCCAGTGGATCGCCTACGAACTCGAGCGAACCCAGCGTGAACGGGCCCTCGAGGAGTCCAACGAGCGCTTGGAGCAGTTCGCCTACGCCGCCTCCCACGACCTCCAGGAGCCCCTGCGGATGGTCACCAGCTACCTCCAGCTGCTCGAAAGTCGGTACGGCGACGCCTTCGACGAGGACGGTGAGGAGTTCCTCAACTTCGCGGTCGACGGCGCCGACCGGATGCGGGAGATGATCAACGGCCTGCTCGCGTACTCCCGCGTCGAAACGCAGGGTGACCCGTTCGAACCGGTGGAGCTGGACGCCCTGCTCGAGGACGTACGCGAGGACTTACAGATCCAGATCGACGAGACCGACGCGGCGATCGCGGCCGAGAGGCTCCCTCGCGTGTCGGGCGACGCCAGCCAGTTACGGCAGGTCCTACAGAACTTGCTCGAGAACGCGATCCAGTACAGCGGCGACGCCCCGCCGTGCGTTCGGATCGACGCGACCCGCCGCGGACGGGAGTGGGTGATCTCGGTCGAAGACGACGGGATCGGGATCGACCCGGACGATCAGGACCGCGTGTTCACCGTTTTCGATCGGCTCCACAGCCGTGAGGAGTACGACGGGACCGGCATCGGCCTCGCGCTCTGTCAGCGGATCGTCGAGCGCCACGGCGGCGACATCTGGGTCGACTCCGAACCCGGCGAGGGCTCGACGTTCTCGTTTACGCTCCCCGCGGTACGCGATCGGTAG